The following proteins come from a genomic window of Thermoleophilia bacterium:
- a CDS encoding ABC transporter ATP-binding protein, whose amino-acid sequence MSAATNDLHGPCLDLTVMKATLSGREIGHRFGSLTALDGLALDVGAGQILAIVGPSGCGKSTLLELICGLQEPSSGVIEAGGRADAAGRLELCAYMPQSDCLLPWYSAIDNAGLALRNLGYSRSRARAESAELFERFGLNDFEDTHPSELSGGMRQRVAFLRTLLSKKDVLLLDEPFAALDAITRAELQEWLLPAMLAEGRTVVLVTHDVEEALYLGDQVAVMSPRPGRIIELLDCPRQADRPRSEAVTAPEFTAMREQIMRHLARPPETAAGVAT is encoded by the coding sequence ATGTCGGCTGCCACGAACGATCTGCACGGACCCTGCCTAGACTTGACCGTGATGAAAGCAACTTTGTCCGGCCGCGAGATCGGTCACCGCTTCGGCAGCCTGACCGCGCTGGACGGCCTCGCCCTCGACGTCGGGGCCGGTCAGATCCTCGCGATAGTCGGCCCTTCGGGCTGTGGCAAGTCGACTCTGCTCGAGCTGATCTGTGGGCTACAGGAACCGTCATCGGGGGTCATCGAGGCCGGCGGGCGGGCCGATGCCGCGGGCCGGCTCGAGCTCTGCGCTTACATGCCCCAGTCCGACTGCCTGCTGCCCTGGTACTCGGCGATCGACAACGCCGGCCTGGCCCTGCGCAATCTCGGCTACTCGAGGTCCCGGGCCCGGGCCGAGTCGGCCGAGCTCTTCGAGCGGTTCGGGTTGAACGACTTCGAGGACACCCATCCGTCCGAGCTGTCCGGCGGCATGCGCCAGCGGGTCGCCTTCCTCCGGACCCTGCTCTCGAAGAAGGACGTTCTGCTGCTCGACGAGCCCTTCGCCGCCCTCGATGCGATCACCCGGGCCGAACTCCAGGAATGGCTGCTGCCGGCGATGCTGGCCGAGGGCCGGACGGTCGTGCTGGTCACCCACGACGTCGAAGAGGCGCTCTACCTCGGCGACCAGGTCGCCGTGATGAGCCCACGCCCGGGCCGGATCATCGAGCTGCTCGACTGCCCCCGGCAGGCGGACCGCCCACGGAGCGAGGCGGTCACCGCCCCCGAATTCACGGCGATGCGCGAACAGATCATGCGGCACCTGGCCCGCCCGCCGGAAACCGCCGCCGGAGTCGCCACATGA
- a CDS encoding ABC transporter permease, whose amino-acid sequence MSGAVATADFRGRSVLPIQVAAMAGRSVTRLIRQPAAIVPSVIFPLFLLAVNAGGLNSATNLPGFPTDSYITFAIAFTFIQAAIFSTMNAGQGLAQDIENGFFSRLVLTPMRPSALMAGQLAGLVLLGQFQALLYLAVGLASGAQFPAGILGYLVLAALVSIISIGFGGIGLIMAIRTGSGEAVQGMFPIMFVLLFFSSMALPRNLIEQDWYRIIATINPVSYLIEAIRSLFITGWNGEALALGFGVAIVIAILSITIAAGSLKGRMLN is encoded by the coding sequence GTGAGCGGAGCGGTAGCAACTGCTGACTTCAGGGGGCGATCGGTCCTGCCGATCCAGGTGGCTGCGATGGCCGGCCGCTCGGTCACCCGGCTGATCCGCCAGCCGGCGGCGATCGTCCCCAGCGTCATCTTCCCGCTGTTCCTGCTCGCGGTGAACGCGGGCGGGCTCAACTCGGCGACCAATCTCCCCGGCTTCCCGACCGACTCTTACATCACCTTCGCGATCGCCTTCACCTTCATCCAGGCGGCCATCTTCTCGACCATGAATGCCGGGCAGGGCCTCGCCCAGGACATCGAGAACGGTTTCTTCAGCCGGCTGGTCCTGACGCCGATGCGGCCTTCAGCGCTGATGGCCGGACAGCTCGCCGGACTCGTGTTGCTCGGCCAGTTCCAGGCACTGCTCTACCTTGCGGTCGGCCTGGCCTCGGGCGCGCAATTCCCGGCCGGCATCCTCGGTTATCTGGTTCTGGCGGCGCTGGTTTCGATCATCTCGATCGGCTTCGGCGGGATCGGCCTGATCATGGCGATCCGGACCGGCTCGGGCGAGGCGGTGCAGGGCATGTTCCCGATCATGTTCGTGCTGCTCTTCTTCAGCTCGATGGCGTTGCCGCGCAACCTGATCGAGCAGGACTGGTACCGCATCATCGCGACGATCAACCCGGTGAGCTACCTGATCGAAGCGATCCGCAGCCTTTTCATCACCGGCTGGAACGGAGAGGCGCTTGCCCTCGGATTCGGGGTCGCGATCGTGATCGCGATCCTCTCGATCACGATCGCCGCCGGTTCGCTCAAGGGAAGGATGCTGAACTGA
- a CDS encoding sulfite exporter TauE/SafE family protein, with protein sequence MDFSIAIILFGLGIGILVGMTGMGGGALMTPLLILFFGVSPTTAIGTDILYAAITKTVGGWRHYKLGTVNLGLVKWLAIGSVPAAILGVQIVSELQKRLGEDKLDSLVYAVLGGTLLMVGIITLLRAFILAKTISERDDFKIERRHKVAAVIIGATTGFVIGVTSAGSGTVIAVLLIAVYRLTPKHVVGTDVFHAAIVLWAAGLAHFGHGNVDLGLVGNILLGSVPGVVIGTALVGKVPQDKLRIALGLVLLASGIATIQKGDPLVWPIAAIVAGAGFALILMAPRWYDKYRPKPPDPAPDTS encoded by the coding sequence TTGGACTTCTCCATCGCAATAATCCTGTTCGGTCTCGGCATCGGGATCCTCGTCGGCATGACCGGAATGGGGGGCGGCGCGCTGATGACCCCGCTGCTGATCCTGTTCTTCGGTGTTTCGCCGACCACGGCGATCGGCACCGACATCCTTTACGCCGCGATCACCAAGACGGTCGGCGGCTGGCGCCACTACAAGCTGGGCACGGTCAACCTCGGACTGGTCAAGTGGCTGGCGATCGGCAGTGTGCCCGCGGCGATCCTCGGCGTCCAGATCGTCTCGGAGTTGCAGAAACGCCTGGGCGAGGACAAGCTCGACTCCCTGGTCTACGCCGTGCTCGGTGGCACCCTGCTGATGGTCGGCATCATCACCCTGCTGCGGGCCTTCATCCTCGCCAAGACGATCTCCGAGCGCGACGACTTCAAGATCGAGCGACGGCACAAAGTCGCCGCGGTGATCATCGGCGCCACCACCGGTTTCGTGATCGGAGTGACCTCGGCCGGCTCGGGCACGGTGATCGCGGTCCTGCTGATCGCCGTCTACCGCCTCACGCCGAAGCACGTGGTCGGCACCGACGTCTTTCACGCGGCGATCGTCCTCTGGGCGGCGGGCCTGGCCCACTTCGGTCACGGCAACGTCGACCTCGGCCTGGTCGGCAACATTCTGCTCGGCTCGGTTCCCGGTGTTGTCATTGGCACGGCGCTGGTCGGCAAGGTGCCGCAGGACAAGCTCAGAATCGCCCTTGGTCTTGTGCTCCTCGCCTCGGGCATCGCCACGATCCAGAAGGGCGACCCCCTGGTCTGGCCGATCGCGGCGATCGTCGCCGGAGCCGGTTTCGCCCTGATCCTGATGGCCCCCCGCTGGTACGACAAGTACCGGCCGAAGCCGCCGGATCCCGCCCCCGATACATCCTGA
- a CDS encoding aminotransferase class I/II-fold pyridoxal phosphate-dependent enzyme, whose amino-acid sequence MTETAATPIDLFEKVKNHDRRELLEAANEGGFNPYFRLLTSQAGPVVEMEGRETIMLGSNNYLGLTGDDRVKQAARDALDTYGTGVTGSRLLNGTTPIHVELETELAEWMETEGAIVFSTGYQANVGCLQALLGPEDTVIADAGDHASILDGIKLSGAKMRPFRHNQTDKLEKMLQRAAGDGGGVLVVVDGVYSMEGDLCDLPRVTELAQQYGARLMVDEAHGVGVLGARGAGATELFGLEDQVDLRMGTFSKSLASCGGFIAGSAEVVDYMRISSRSFIFSASGVPASVGAALAAVKICRAEGPALYSKLLGNADYLREGLKSLGLRVIEPGLMPDGSVATTPVVPVVIGDDWQAILLWKALFEAGVYTNVAIHPAVPPSGALLRTSLMATHETEQLDKALGIFETVLKDKAFEGVTSS is encoded by the coding sequence ATGACCGAAACCGCAGCGACTCCGATCGATCTCTTCGAGAAGGTCAAGAACCACGACCGGCGCGAGCTGCTCGAAGCGGCCAACGAAGGGGGATTCAATCCTTACTTCCGCCTGCTCACCTCCCAGGCCGGCCCGGTGGTCGAGATGGAGGGGCGCGAGACGATCATGCTCGGGTCGAACAACTACCTCGGGCTGACCGGCGATGACCGCGTCAAGCAGGCCGCGCGTGACGCCCTCGACACCTACGGCACCGGCGTCACCGGCTCGCGCCTCCTGAACGGCACCACGCCGATCCACGTCGAGCTCGAGACCGAGCTGGCCGAGTGGATGGAGACCGAGGGGGCGATCGTCTTCTCGACCGGTTACCAGGCGAACGTCGGCTGCCTCCAGGCGCTGCTCGGCCCGGAAGACACGGTCATCGCCGACGCCGGCGACCACGCCTCGATCCTCGACGGCATCAAGCTCTCCGGCGCGAAGATGCGCCCCTTCCGCCACAACCAGACCGACAAGCTGGAAAAGATGCTCCAGCGGGCCGCAGGCGACGGCGGTGGCGTCCTGGTGGTCGTCGACGGCGTCTATTCGATGGAAGGCGACCTCTGCGACCTGCCCCGGGTCACCGAGCTGGCGCAGCAGTATGGCGCGCGGCTGATGGTCGACGAGGCCCACGGGGTCGGTGTGCTCGGCGCCCGCGGTGCCGGCGCGACCGAACTCTTCGGCCTCGAGGACCAGGTCGACCTGCGCATGGGCACCTTCTCGAAGAGCCTTGCCTCCTGCGGCGGCTTCATCGCCGGCAGCGCCGAAGTCGTCGACTACATGCGGATCAGTTCACGTTCCTTCATCTTCAGCGCCTCGGGCGTACCGGCCTCGGTCGGCGCGGCGCTCGCCGCCGTGAAGATCTGCCGGGCCGAAGGGCCGGCGCTCTATTCGAAGTTGCTGGGCAACGCCGACTACCTGCGCGAGGGCCTCAAGAGCCTCGGGCTGCGGGTGATCGAACCCGGGCTGATGCCCGACGGATCGGTCGCCACGACCCCGGTGGTGCCGGTGGTCATCGGCGACGACTGGCAGGCGATCCTCCTGTGGAAGGCGCTGTTCGAAGCCGGCGTCTACACCAACGTGGCGATTCACCCGGCCGTGCCGCCGAGCGGCGCCCTGCTCCGGACCAGTCTGATGGCAACCCACGAAACCGAGCAGCTGGACAAAGCACTCGGAATCTTCGAAACGGTCCTCAAAGACAAGGCCTTCGAGGGAGTCACCAGCAGCTAA
- a CDS encoding alpha/beta hydrolase, giving the protein MTTDAARWRAPALGEAKELDLSAGKLLYHDVGNGPTLVFVHGLLVNANLWRKLVERLSAEFRCVVLDLPIGSHILPREPGADNGPVAVANLAADAIDALGLEDVTLIGNDSGGAMSQVIVTTRPERIGRLVLTSCDFRDNFPPKLFAYFKPTAAIPGALYLLAQSLRIRPMRRLPIAFGWLTKRPIEREAEDSYLLPAMTSGAVREDTRKFIKGSDVSITNAAADRLGEFRKPAMIAWSTEDKAFPPADGEALAKALPDSRLEWVDDAYTFSMEDNPDRLAELIRDFVR; this is encoded by the coding sequence ATGACAACTGATGCGGCGCGCTGGCGCGCCCCGGCGCTAGGCGAAGCCAAAGAACTCGACCTGTCCGCCGGCAAGCTGCTCTACCACGATGTCGGCAACGGTCCGACTCTGGTCTTCGTCCATGGCCTTTTGGTCAACGCCAACCTCTGGCGCAAGCTGGTCGAGCGGCTTTCGGCGGAGTTCCGCTGCGTCGTGCTCGACCTGCCGATCGGTTCACACATCCTGCCGCGCGAGCCCGGTGCCGACAACGGGCCGGTAGCCGTCGCCAACCTGGCGGCCGACGCGATCGATGCCCTCGGGCTGGAGGACGTCACCCTGATCGGCAACGACAGCGGCGGCGCGATGTCGCAGGTGATCGTCACCACCCGCCCCGAACGGATCGGGCGGCTGGTGCTCACGTCCTGCGACTTCCGCGACAACTTCCCTCCGAAGCTTTTCGCCTACTTCAAGCCGACCGCGGCGATTCCGGGGGCCCTCTACCTGCTCGCCCAGTCGCTGCGCATCCGGCCGATGCGGCGTTTGCCGATCGCTTTCGGCTGGCTGACCAAGCGGCCGATCGAGCGTGAAGCCGAGGACTCGTACCTGCTGCCGGCGATGACCAGCGGGGCGGTGCGCGAGGACACACGCAAGTTCATCAAGGGCTCCGACGTCAGCATCACCAACGCCGCCGCCGACCGGCTGGGCGAGTTCAGGAAGCCGGCCATGATCGCCTGGTCGACCGAAGACAAAGCATTCCCGCCCGCGGACGGAGAGGCACTGGCGAAGGCGCTGCCCGACTCAAGGCTCGAATGGGTCGATGACGCCTACACCTTCTCGATGGAGGACAACCCGGACCGCCTCGCTGAACTGATCCGGGATTTCGTTCGCTAA
- a CDS encoding ATP-binding cassette domain-containing protein produces MDDSNGIEVIGLVKQFKNGPRAVDGIDLEVEPGEIYGFLGPNGAGKSTTVHMLTTLLPPTAGTARVAGLDVAKQGPEVRKVIGAALQEAALDPHLTGSEHMKLQTALHGLPKNERIKRGEELIERVGLSDAAGRRVGAYSGGMKRRLDLALALVHRPRVLFLDEPTTGLDPQSRSSLWSEVTRLSAEDGVTVFLTTQYLEEADQLANRIGIIDDGRIVAEGTPAALKSEIGRPSVEVVPRDPVRCGEARTILDDFGTRVPAARDILAIRLNEGIDELVGIVRAFDAADIELASLVLNEPTLDDVFLEKTGRHLEGSGEADSGEMALPQAQGAAELAVSQ; encoded by the coding sequence ATGGATGACTCCAACGGAATAGAAGTGATCGGGCTGGTCAAGCAGTTCAAGAACGGCCCGCGTGCGGTCGACGGCATCGACCTCGAAGTCGAACCCGGGGAGATCTATGGCTTCCTCGGCCCGAACGGCGCCGGCAAGTCGACCACCGTCCACATGCTGACCACCCTTTTGCCGCCGACCGCGGGCACCGCCCGGGTCGCCGGCCTCGACGTCGCCAAGCAGGGTCCCGAGGTGCGCAAGGTGATCGGCGCGGCGCTTCAAGAGGCCGCGCTCGACCCTCACCTGACCGGCAGCGAGCACATGAAGCTCCAGACCGCGCTCCACGGCCTGCCAAAGAACGAGCGCATCAAGCGCGGCGAAGAACTGATCGAGCGGGTCGGGCTGTCCGATGCCGCCGGTCGCCGGGTTGGCGCCTACTCCGGCGGCATGAAGCGCCGCCTCGATCTCGCCCTTGCCCTGGTCCACCGGCCGCGGGTCCTCTTCCTCGACGAACCGACCACCGGACTCGATCCCCAGAGCCGCTCCTCGCTCTGGTCCGAAGTCACGAGGCTCTCCGCCGAGGACGGCGTCACCGTCTTCCTGACCACGCAGTACCTCGAGGAGGCCGACCAGCTGGCCAACCGGATCGGAATCATCGACGACGGCAGGATCGTCGCCGAAGGCACTCCGGCCGCCCTCAAGTCGGAGATCGGCCGCCCCAGCGTCGAGGTCGTGCCGCGTGACCCGGTCAGGTGTGGGGAGGCAAGGACCATTCTCGACGACTTCGGCACGCGGGTTCCGGCGGCGCGCGACATCCTTGCGATCCGACTGAACGAGGGCATCGACGAACTGGTCGGCATCGTCCGCGCCTTCGACGCGGCGGACATCGAGCTCGCCAGCCTGGTCCTCAACGAGCCCACCCTCGATGACGTCTTCCTGGAGAAGACCGGTCGCCACCTCGAAGGCTCCGGCGAGGCCGACAGCGGCGAGATGGCCCTGCCGCAGGCGCAGGGGGCCGCGGAGCTGGCGGTTTCCCAGTGA
- a CDS encoding ABC transporter permease, producing MSSAYFAPAWAVAWRYLHNLYTKPAVLIPGLIFPLFFLAAFAGGLSSIGDAPGFNYYDFTAFQFCFILIQASALAGVFVGFSIAADFELGMGRRMMLAITHRSAIVLGYAIGAALRLFLVWAIITVVSLLAGMEVHGSGLNIVGIYSLAVLANVAALLFSAGIALRFRSLQAGPLMQMPVFIILFLAPVYVPQKLLTGWIEPAASVNPVTASLNAARSLMAGDPSGVLLAYGVALGLIMVMGFWAIRGLRSAETAG from the coding sequence ATGTCGTCCGCCTACTTCGCTCCCGCCTGGGCCGTGGCCTGGCGGTACCTCCACAACCTCTATACGAAGCCCGCCGTTCTGATTCCCGGGCTGATCTTCCCGCTGTTCTTCCTCGCCGCCTTCGCCGGCGGTCTTTCGTCGATCGGTGACGCACCGGGATTCAACTACTACGACTTCACGGCGTTTCAGTTCTGCTTCATCCTGATCCAGGCGTCGGCGCTGGCCGGCGTATTCGTCGGCTTCTCGATCGCCGCTGACTTCGAGCTGGGGATGGGCCGGAGAATGATGCTGGCGATCACCCATCGCAGCGCGATCGTGCTCGGTTACGCGATCGGTGCGGCACTCCGGCTGTTCCTGGTCTGGGCGATCATCACCGTGGTCTCTTTGCTGGCCGGGATGGAGGTCCACGGCAGTGGTCTGAACATCGTCGGCATCTACAGCCTCGCGGTGCTGGCAAACGTTGCCGCCCTGCTGTTCTCGGCAGGCATCGCACTGCGATTCCGCTCTCTCCAGGCCGGGCCGCTGATGCAGATGCCGGTCTTCATCATCCTGTTCCTCGCGCCGGTCTACGTGCCACAGAAGTTGCTGACCGGCTGGATCGAACCCGCCGCATCGGTCAACCCGGTCACCGCTTCACTCAATGCCGCCCGCAGCCTGATGGCCGGCGATCCGAGTGGCGTCCTGCTCGCCTACGGCGTCGCGCTCGGCCTGATCATGGTGATGGGCTTCTGGGCCATCCGCGGCCTGCGCAGCGCTGAAACCGCCGGTTAG
- a CDS encoding ABC transporter permease: MSHLRRWLPPVLLIAALFALWQIAASSGFMAGALNLEDFLVPSPAQIFEVMWQDRDLISDNALTTSIEIVAGFTVALVVGLLAAALLHLSDLLRRTSYPVIVASQTIPIIVIAPVLVVWFGYGIGPKLAIIALICFFPIAVNTLDGLRVRDNDSVKMMRTLYASRWQIFKRVEIPTALPYAFSGAKIAVAVSVIGAVFGEWAGSEKGLGHLMLQDNAQLMTDRLFAAVFVLSAIAITLFALIGLLERRVLRWR; encoded by the coding sequence ATGAGCCACCTTCGCCGCTGGCTGCCGCCGGTCCTTTTGATCGCCGCGCTCTTCGCCCTCTGGCAGATCGCCGCTTCCTCGGGCTTCATGGCCGGGGCCCTCAACCTCGAGGACTTCCTGGTGCCCTCCCCCGCGCAGATCTTCGAGGTCATGTGGCAGGACCGGGACCTGATTTCCGACAATGCCCTGACCACCTCCATCGAGATCGTCGCCGGCTTCACCGTCGCTCTGGTGGTCGGCCTGCTGGCGGCGGCGCTGCTCCACCTCTCCGACCTGCTGCGCCGCACCAGCTACCCGGTGATCGTCGCCTCGCAGACGATCCCGATCATCGTCATCGCCCCGGTGCTGGTCGTCTGGTTCGGCTACGGCATCGGCCCCAAGCTGGCGATCATCGCCCTGATCTGCTTCTTCCCGATCGCGGTCAACACGCTCGACGGGCTGCGTGTCCGCGACAACGACTCGGTGAAGATGATGCGCACCCTCTATGCGTCGCGCTGGCAGATCTTCAAACGGGTCGAGATCCCCACCGCTCTGCCCTACGCTTTCAGCGGCGCCAAGATCGCGGTCGCCGTCTCGGTGATCGGAGCGGTCTTCGGCGAATGGGCCGGTTCGGAGAAGGGCCTCGGCCATCTGATGCTCCAGGACAACGCCCAGCTGATGACCGACCGGCTCTTCGCGGCGGTCTTCGTTCTCTCGGCGATCGCGATCACCCTGTTCGCGCTGATCGGCCTGCTGGAACGAAGAGTGCTGCGATGGCGATAA
- a CDS encoding branched-chain amino acid ABC transporter substrate-binding protein, with amino-acid sequence MSRIFKISLIAAALMAGSIFVVACGSSDDDSSSDSSSSDSTMAVSADTCGDVKFVGEGEPDALIVSDLPLQGDSKDRSTQMNTAIEEVLADSEYQAGDTKVGFQACDDSLADTGLWDEQTCKDNASAYSDNTDVIGVIGTYNSGCAELMIPTLNQAEGGELAMVSPGNTAVCLTEPADTCENGTPDSLYPTGNRNYARVVPNDAFQGAGLVTFAKKKSYQDVAVLYAADDPTSLGQAKTFINSAKLGGINISMQKSWDPEAKDYTDLMNEAADADVDAVLLAGLTEQNGAHLIKDKVKVLGPNSGVGLMAPDGFAQQSTIDEAGSASKGMFASVPGRAPELLTGPGKQMVAAISKQVGGEPVEIYAPYAGQAADVMLQAIAAGGSERGDITKALYGLKVPDGIVGKFEITDTGDPNVGPVTISEAGKTFEPLEVVLPASNLVTAARGK; translated from the coding sequence GTGTCTCGAATTTTCAAGATCTCTTTGATCGCCGCCGCCCTCATGGCGGGGTCGATATTCGTAGTTGCGTGTGGCAGTAGCGATGACGATTCGTCATCGGATTCGTCCTCGTCTGACTCGACGATGGCTGTCTCGGCTGACACCTGCGGTGACGTCAAGTTCGTCGGCGAAGGCGAGCCCGACGCGCTGATCGTCTCCGACCTGCCGCTCCAGGGCGACTCGAAGGACCGCTCGACGCAGATGAACACCGCGATCGAAGAAGTCCTCGCCGATTCCGAGTACCAGGCGGGCGACACCAAGGTCGGCTTCCAGGCCTGCGACGACTCGCTCGCCGACACCGGCCTGTGGGACGAGCAGACATGCAAGGACAACGCTTCTGCCTACAGCGACAACACCGACGTCATCGGCGTCATCGGCACCTACAACTCCGGTTGTGCCGAGCTGATGATCCCCACGCTGAATCAGGCTGAAGGCGGCGAGCTGGCGATGGTCTCGCCGGGCAACACCGCGGTCTGCCTGACCGAACCCGCAGATACCTGCGAGAACGGAACGCCGGATTCGCTCTATCCGACGGGTAACAGGAACTACGCAAGAGTCGTGCCGAACGACGCCTTCCAGGGCGCCGGCCTCGTCACCTTCGCGAAAAAGAAGAGTTACCAGGACGTCGCGGTGCTTTACGCGGCGGATGACCCGACCAGCCTCGGCCAGGCGAAGACGTTCATCAACTCGGCCAAGCTCGGCGGGATCAACATCTCGATGCAGAAGAGCTGGGACCCGGAAGCGAAGGACTACACCGACCTCATGAACGAGGCGGCGGACGCCGACGTGGACGCGGTCCTGCTCGCCGGACTGACCGAACAGAACGGCGCCCATCTGATCAAGGACAAGGTCAAGGTCCTCGGTCCGAACAGCGGCGTCGGCCTGATGGCGCCCGACGGGTTCGCCCAGCAGTCGACGATCGACGAAGCCGGTTCGGCCTCGAAGGGCATGTTCGCCAGTGTTCCGGGACGTGCTCCGGAACTGCTGACCGGCCCCGGCAAGCAGATGGTCGCGGCCATCTCCAAGCAGGTCGGCGGTGAGCCGGTGGAGATCTACGCGCCGTACGCCGGCCAGGCCGCGGACGTGATGCTCCAGGCGATCGCCGCCGGTGGCTCCGAGCGCGGTGACATCACCAAGGCGCTCTACGGCCTGAAGGTGCCGGACGGCATCGTCGGCAAGTTCGAGATCACCGACACCGGCGATCCGAACGTCGGCCCAGTCACGATCTCGGAGGCCGGCAAGACGTTCGAGCCGCTCGAAGTGGTCCTGCCCGCCTCGAACCTGGTCACCGCAGCCCGAGGCAAGTAG
- a CDS encoding ABC transporter substrate-binding protein has product MILALVAALGVGACGTKSEDVTPETEAFSLALDWYPNPDHAGIFTAKDAGFFEDAGLDVSIDSPTDPSLPIKLVAAGKADLAVSYEPEVLLAREQGLDVVAVGSVVNQPLTSMMWLKKSKIKRVADLKGKTVSTAGIPYQDAYLKTILARAGLTENQVTKVGVGQGLLPSIVSGKAQATLGPYWNIEGVDLKLSGQKPVINPVNKLGVPTYDELVIVAQGQRVAEDPDSIRLFMSALARGTAQAVAKPNATTDTILKANDGLDPKVTAAQVKTTLPLLAQKSKDDLFGYMNPADWQNFINWMLDNDVLANPQRAVDALNNELLPGGPVDPN; this is encoded by the coding sequence GTGATTCTCGCCCTCGTCGCTGCGCTTGGCGTCGGGGCCTGCGGCACCAAGTCGGAAGACGTCACTCCGGAAACCGAAGCGTTCAGCCTGGCGCTCGACTGGTACCCGAATCCCGATCACGCCGGCATCTTCACCGCGAAGGACGCCGGCTTCTTCGAAGACGCCGGCCTCGACGTCTCGATCGACAGCCCGACCGACCCCTCCCTGCCGATCAAGCTGGTGGCGGCCGGCAAGGCCGACCTCGCCGTCTCCTACGAGCCCGAGGTGCTGCTGGCCCGCGAGCAGGGCCTCGATGTGGTTGCGGTCGGCTCGGTCGTCAACCAGCCGCTGACCTCGATGATGTGGCTCAAGAAGTCGAAGATCAAGCGTGTGGCCGACCTCAAGGGCAAGACTGTCTCGACCGCCGGCATCCCGTATCAGGACGCCTACCTCAAAACGATCCTCGCCCGGGCCGGTCTCACTGAGAACCAGGTCACAAAGGTTGGCGTCGGCCAGGGACTGTTGCCCTCGATCGTCAGCGGCAAGGCCCAGGCGACCCTCGGCCCGTACTGGAACATCGAAGGCGTCGACCTCAAGCTCTCCGGCCAGAAGCCGGTGATCAACCCGGTCAACAAGCTCGGCGTGCCGACCTACGACGAGCTCGTGATCGTCGCCCAGGGCCAGCGGGTCGCGGAGGATCCCGATTCGATCCGCCTCTTCATGAGCGCGCTCGCCCGCGGTACGGCCCAGGCAGTAGCCAAGCCGAACGCGACCACAGACACGATCCTGAAGGCGAACGACGGGCTCGATCCGAAGGTGACCGCCGCCCAGGTCAAGACGACCCTCCCCCTGCTCGCCCAGAAAAGCAAGGACGATCTTTTCGGCTACATGAATCCGGCCGACTGGCAGAACTTCATCAACTGGATGCTCGACAACGATGTGTTGGCAAATCCGCAGCGGGCGGTCGACGCGCTCAACAACGAACTGCTGCCCGGCGGGCCGGTCGACCCCAATTAA
- a CDS encoding DNA-3-methyladenine glycosylase 2 family protein, whose translation MDPIEVEVGPRSPFRLPRLTGGDRLVRERGSGFERLLVTDGAATVVSVRPSGSGRYLFTAEAVSPERLSGPGSDELKEAGEADLLDAIARMRFAVGIDLDLAPMRELFGEDPLLGPAITGLSPGRPHRRPYPWEALLWAITEQLIEYKRAAAIQRSMIRKWGVRLDDPGPCVRGFQDVMFTVPSPTAIAGASPAELEGCGLSARRSIAMIKVAREVDTGRTDLRVRADDRRLLAISEIGPWTIACLGLRGRGDPDALLAGDLSQVKLVGYLSGLGRIAEVEEVEAFYEKYAPWRGLAGEYLVSAQGRPVHGPGSTARIRMRQNISRAA comes from the coding sequence ATGGACCCGATCGAGGTCGAAGTCGGACCGCGGTCACCCTTCAGGCTTCCCCGGCTGACCGGCGGCGATCGCCTGGTCAGGGAACGCGGCTCCGGGTTCGAGCGGCTGCTCGTCACCGACGGCGCCGCGACGGTCGTCAGCGTCCGGCCGTCCGGGTCGGGGCGGTACCTCTTCACCGCCGAAGCGGTTTCTCCCGAGCGGCTCAGCGGTCCGGGTTCGGATGAACTGAAGGAAGCCGGCGAGGCGGATCTGCTCGACGCGATCGCCCGGATGAGGTTCGCGGTCGGCATCGACCTCGACCTGGCCCCGATGCGGGAGCTGTTCGGCGAGGACCCGCTGCTCGGCCCGGCGATCACCGGGCTTTCCCCGGGCCGCCCGCACCGGCGTCCGTACCCGTGGGAAGCCCTGCTCTGGGCGATCACCGAGCAGCTGATCGAATACAAGCGGGCCGCCGCGATCCAGCGGAGCATGATCCGGAAGTGGGGGGTGAGGCTGGACGATCCCGGTCCTTGTGTCCGGGGCTTTCAAGACGTGATGTTCACCGTGCCGTCTCCGACCGCGATCGCCGGCGCATCTCCGGCCGAGCTCGAGGGCTGCGGTCTCAGCGCCCGCCGCTCGATCGCGATGATCAAGGTTGCCCGGGAGGTCGACACCGGGCGCACCGATCTGCGCGTTCGGGCCGATGACCGGCGCCTGCTGGCGATTTCGGAGATCGGCCCCTGGACCATCGCCTGCCTCGGGCTGCGCGGCCGCGGCGACCCTGACGCCCTGCTGGCGGGCGACCTGAGCCAGGTCAAGCTGGTCGGTTACCTGAGCGGGCTCGGCCGGATCGCCGAGGTCGAGGAGGTCGAAGCCTTCTACGAGAAGTACGCGCCCTGGCGTGGCCTCGCCGGCGAGTACCTGGTCTCAGCGCAGGGACGGCCGGTCCACGGTCCCGGCAGTACGGCCCGGATCCGGATGAGGCAGAACATCTCCCGAGCCGCCTAG